In Corynebacterium afermentans subsp. afermentans, a genomic segment contains:
- a CDS encoding glycosyltransferase family 4 protein produces MRIALLTEVFLPKIDGVVTRTTRHLDQLAALGHEVLIFAPGNPPAEYAGFEVVPIRSHSLKVYPEVKHGMLGPKTYRRLREFNPDVVHAVNPIWTAGWSTLVVARRYPVVASFHTDVPEYCLKLGIPWVKPIAEWGLRTFHGRAGLNMVTSGPMMDKAADYGIDNVRLWPKAVDTESFTPEARTRKMRSLLSDGHPDDPLVIFVGRISAEKSVDRCVPIVEEVRKRVPNARLAFVGEGPLYDELRADPPAWATFTGYLSGADLSAAYASGDVLLFPSTTETLGFAALEAFASGVPVVAANAGGLPFVVADGDTGVLVDPEAPDTAWADQIERILTQPELRERMSAAGRAEAERWTWRASTETVLGYYDEVIRSAKR; encoded by the coding sequence ATGCGCATCGCGCTTCTCACCGAGGTCTTCCTGCCCAAAATCGACGGCGTGGTCACCCGCACCACCCGCCACTTGGACCAGTTGGCGGCGCTGGGCCACGAGGTGCTCATCTTCGCGCCCGGTAACCCGCCCGCCGAGTACGCGGGCTTTGAGGTTGTGCCGATCCGCTCGCACAGCTTGAAGGTGTACCCGGAGGTCAAGCACGGCATGCTGGGCCCGAAAACCTACCGTCGCCTGCGCGAGTTCAACCCGGACGTCGTGCACGCCGTCAACCCCATCTGGACGGCTGGCTGGTCCACGTTGGTGGTGGCGCGCCGCTACCCCGTCGTCGCCTCGTTTCATACCGACGTGCCGGAGTACTGCCTGAAACTCGGCATCCCGTGGGTGAAGCCAATCGCCGAGTGGGGGCTTCGCACCTTCCACGGCCGCGCCGGGCTGAACATGGTGACCTCGGGCCCGATGATGGACAAGGCCGCCGACTACGGCATCGACAACGTGCGGCTATGGCCGAAGGCGGTGGATACGGAAAGCTTCACCCCGGAAGCGCGCACCCGAAAGATGCGCAGCCTGCTTTCCGACGGCCATCCGGACGACCCCCTGGTCATCTTCGTCGGCCGCATCTCGGCCGAGAAATCCGTGGACCGCTGCGTCCCCATCGTCGAAGAGGTGCGCAAGCGCGTGCCCAATGCGCGCCTGGCGTTTGTGGGCGAGGGCCCGCTTTACGACGAGCTCCGCGCCGACCCGCCCGCCTGGGCCACCTTCACCGGGTATTTGTCTGGGGCGGATCTCAGCGCAGCCTACGCCTCGGGCGATGTGCTGCTGTTTCCCTCCACCACCGAGACCTTGGGGTTTGCCGCGCTGGAAGCATTTGCATCCGGCGTGCCGGTGGTGGCGGCGAACGCCGGCGGGCTGCCGTTTGTGGTCGCTGACGGCGACACCGGTGTCTTGGTCGACCCGGAGGCACCGGACACAGCCTGGGCCGACCAGATCGAACGTATTTTGACGCAGCCGGAGCTGCGCGAGCGCATGTCCGCCGCCGGGCGCGCCGAGGCGGAGCGCTGGACGTGGCGTGCCTCCACCGAGACGGTGCTGGGCTACTACGACGAGGTCATTCGAAGCGCAAAACGGTGA